From Streptomyces sp. NBC_01754, a single genomic window includes:
- a CDS encoding ABC transporter permease translates to MTVTAPPVREETAPTPTAGRRLLDKVFKARELAVAAVLLVMLVATQLSNTEFLSEQGIKDLLLNATILVLVATGQAVVVITRNVDLSVGSVLGISAFAAGNHLQSGGSSLTAVLLAVVLGALFGLLNGALVSFGKVPALVVTLGTLYIVRGIDSIWIGSRQITADSLPDTFVDFGHDGVWVVPYLALLALAVLLVVGYYLRGYRSGRDMYAVGSSPEAATLAGVPVRKRIMTAYVLCGALAGFAGALYLARFGNVDSATGSGYELTVVSAVVVGGVAFTGGSGSVYGAALGALLLTSINSVLPAIGVSSVWVTAINGILLLLAITVDRILALRVASVLRKQAAQMRSVRHA, encoded by the coding sequence ATGACCGTGACCGCTCCACCGGTGCGGGAAGAGACCGCACCCACCCCCACCGCGGGCCGGCGCCTCCTGGACAAGGTGTTCAAGGCCCGTGAGCTGGCCGTGGCCGCCGTACTGCTGGTCATGCTCGTCGCGACCCAGCTCTCGAACACCGAGTTCCTCTCCGAACAGGGCATCAAGGACCTACTGCTCAACGCCACGATCCTGGTCCTGGTAGCGACCGGGCAGGCCGTCGTGGTCATCACCCGCAACGTCGACCTGTCCGTCGGATCCGTCCTCGGCATCAGTGCGTTCGCCGCCGGCAACCACCTCCAGAGCGGCGGCAGTTCCCTCACCGCGGTGCTTCTGGCCGTCGTCCTCGGTGCCCTGTTCGGCCTGCTCAACGGCGCGCTGGTCAGCTTCGGGAAGGTCCCCGCGCTCGTCGTCACGCTGGGTACGCTCTACATCGTCCGCGGCATCGACTCCATCTGGATCGGCTCCCGCCAGATCACCGCCGACTCCCTGCCCGACACCTTCGTCGACTTCGGCCACGACGGCGTCTGGGTGGTCCCCTACCTGGCACTGCTCGCCCTGGCGGTCCTCCTCGTCGTCGGCTACTACCTGCGCGGCTACCGCAGCGGGCGCGACATGTACGCCGTCGGCTCCAGCCCCGAGGCCGCCACCCTCGCCGGCGTACCCGTCCGCAAGCGGATCATGACGGCCTACGTCCTGTGCGGTGCTCTGGCCGGATTCGCCGGCGCCCTCTACCTCGCCCGCTTCGGCAACGTCGACTCCGCCACGGGCAGCGGCTACGAACTCACCGTCGTCAGCGCGGTCGTGGTGGGCGGGGTCGCCTTCACCGGCGGCTCCGGCAGCGTCTACGGAGCCGCGCTCGGCGCGCTGCTCCTGACCTCCATCAACAGCGTCCTCCCCGCGATCGGCGTGAGCTCCGTCTGGGTCACCGCCATCAACGGAATCCTGCTGCTGCTCGCCATCACCGTCGACCGGATCCTGGCACTGCGGGTCGCCTCAGTGCTGCGCAAGCAGGCCGCACAGATGAGGAGTGTCCGCCATGCCTGA
- a CDS encoding sugar ABC transporter ATP-binding protein: MTHPEPEATPVLALEGVSKSFGAVRALRGVGLRLYAGEAHALAGENGAGKSTLIKALAGVHRPDTGTVLLDGRPVEFHGPADARDAGVAVIYQEPTLFPDLSVAENIFVGRQPKRSLGRVDHRAVKQAAADLFTRLGVDLDPDQPARGLSIADQQLVEIAKALSFDARVLIMDEPTAALTGSEVARLFGVVRTLREQGAAVLFISHRLEEIFGLCQRVTTLRDGAWISSEPLDGLTEDDLVRRMVGRDLDELYPKQTTEIGDVALTVRRLTREGVFTDVSFEVRRGEIVGLAGLVGAGRSEVARAVFGVDRFDGGEVEVLGRKLKPGAPSLAMSAGLALVPEDRRAQGLVMDMSIERNIGLTGFSDTSRAGLMSRKAERSRAVDWAVRLQVKYARLADVVATLSGGNQQKTVLAKWLATRPQVLIVDEPTRGIDVGTKAEVHRLLSSLAAEGVAVLMISSDLPEILGMADRVLVMHEGRLTAEISRDQATEETVMAAATGRVTRERNAA, translated from the coding sequence ATGACGCACCCTGAGCCGGAGGCCACTCCGGTGCTCGCACTGGAGGGGGTGAGCAAGTCCTTCGGCGCCGTCCGGGCGCTCCGCGGAGTCGGCCTGCGCCTGTACGCCGGGGAAGCGCACGCCCTGGCCGGCGAGAACGGCGCGGGCAAGTCGACGCTGATCAAGGCCCTGGCCGGCGTGCACCGCCCCGACACCGGCACGGTCCTGCTGGACGGCCGGCCGGTCGAGTTCCACGGCCCCGCCGACGCCCGGGACGCGGGCGTCGCCGTCATCTACCAGGAGCCGACCCTCTTCCCGGACCTGTCCGTCGCCGAGAACATCTTCGTGGGCCGGCAGCCCAAGCGCTCGCTCGGCCGGGTCGACCACCGAGCGGTCAAGCAGGCCGCCGCAGACCTGTTCACCCGCCTCGGAGTCGACCTCGACCCCGACCAGCCGGCCCGTGGCCTGTCCATCGCCGACCAGCAACTGGTCGAGATCGCCAAAGCGTTGTCTTTCGACGCCCGTGTCCTGATCATGGACGAGCCGACCGCCGCCCTCACCGGCAGCGAAGTCGCGCGCCTCTTCGGCGTCGTCAGGACACTGCGCGAGCAAGGCGCGGCGGTCCTGTTCATCTCCCACCGCCTCGAAGAGATCTTCGGACTGTGCCAACGCGTCACCACCTTGCGCGACGGTGCCTGGATCAGCAGTGAGCCGCTGGACGGGCTCACCGAAGACGATCTGGTGCGCCGCATGGTCGGCAGGGATCTCGACGAGCTCTACCCCAAGCAGACCACCGAGATCGGTGACGTCGCGCTCACCGTGCGGCGGCTGACCCGCGAAGGCGTCTTCACCGACGTGTCCTTCGAGGTGCGCCGCGGTGAGATCGTGGGCCTGGCCGGTCTGGTCGGGGCGGGACGCAGCGAGGTGGCGCGCGCCGTCTTCGGCGTCGACCGGTTCGACGGAGGCGAGGTCGAGGTACTGGGCAGGAAGCTGAAGCCCGGGGCGCCGAGCCTCGCCATGAGCGCCGGTCTCGCCCTTGTCCCCGAGGACCGGAGGGCTCAGGGGCTGGTGATGGACATGTCCATCGAACGCAACATCGGCCTCACCGGTTTCTCCGACACCTCCCGCGCCGGGCTGATGAGCCGCAAGGCCGAGCGCAGCAGGGCCGTGGACTGGGCGGTCAGGCTTCAGGTCAAGTACGCCCGACTCGCCGACGTCGTGGCAACCCTGTCCGGCGGCAACCAGCAGAAGACCGTCCTCGCCAAGTGGCTCGCCACCCGGCCGCAGGTGCTGATCGTGGACGAGCCGACCCGCGGCATCGACGTGGGTACCAAGGCCGAGGTGCACCGACTGCTGTCCTCGCTCGCCGCCGAGGGCGTCGCCGTCCTGATGATCTCCTCCGACCTGCCCGAGATCCTCGGCATGGCCGACCGCGTGCTCGTCATGCACGAAGGCCGTCTGACCGCGGAGATCTCCCGGGACCAGGCCACCGAGGAGACGGTGATGGCGGCGGCCACCGGCCGTGTGACACGAGAGAGGAACGCGGCATGA